A DNA window from Pseudomonas sp. GD03919 contains the following coding sequences:
- a CDS encoding phosphoribosylanthranilate isomerase, translated as MARGVNVSVVRSKICGITRVEDALAAVQAGADAIGLVFYAKSPRAVSVEQAAAILRALPPFVTSVGLFVDMPRAELQQVLQQLPLDLLQFHGDESPQDCEGYGRPYIKALRVRPGQDVMAAMAPYTGAQGILLDTFVEGVPGGTGAAFDWSLVPRQASKPIILAGGLDAGNVASAIRQVRPYAVDVSGGVEASKGIKDAGKICAFIRAVQSARCDGASCVAVN; from the coding sequence ATGGCAAGAGGTGTGAACGTGAGCGTCGTACGCAGCAAGATTTGCGGTATTACCCGTGTCGAGGACGCCCTGGCTGCCGTGCAGGCGGGCGCTGATGCCATTGGCCTGGTTTTTTATGCGAAAAGCCCGCGCGCTGTCAGTGTTGAGCAGGCCGCTGCGATTCTGCGCGCACTGCCGCCGTTCGTGACCTCGGTTGGTTTGTTCGTCGACATGCCGCGTGCCGAGCTGCAGCAAGTGCTGCAGCAACTACCGCTGGATCTGTTGCAGTTCCATGGCGATGAGTCCCCGCAGGATTGCGAGGGATATGGCCGTCCGTATATCAAGGCGCTGCGGGTCCGCCCCGGTCAGGATGTGATGGCTGCGATGGCGCCCTACACGGGCGCGCAGGGCATTTTGCTGGATACCTTCGTCGAAGGGGTGCCAGGGGGAACCGGAGCCGCCTTCGACTGGTCACTGGTGCCCAGGCAGGCGAGCAAGCCCATTATCCTGGCAGGCGGGCTCGATGCCGGTAATGTCGCGTCCGCGATTCGCCAGGTGCGCCCCTATGCAGTGGACGTCAGTGGTGGGGTGGAAGCCAGTAAGGGCATAAAGGATGCAGGCAAGATTTGTGCTTTCATTCGGGCCGTACAGAGTGCGCGATGTGACGGCGCTTCGTGCGTGGCCGTCAATTAG
- the truA gene encoding tRNA pseudouridine(38-40) synthase TruA, whose product MSDAVPVAAAEMAAAGFSRVALGLEYKGARYRGFQRQGGKVASIQGCLEDALSKVAGGAPVTIHCAGRTDASVHSSGQVVHFDTAVERSLHAWVMGANMNLPADISVTWAKVMPAHFHARFSAMARRYRYVIYNDPIRPAHMAEEVTWNHRPLDVGRMREAAHALVGTHDFSAFRATRCQAKSPIKTVHHLQLIEHGRFIVLDIRANAFLHHMVRNIAGVLMTIGAGERPPEWAREVLERGDRHSGGVTAHPYGLYLVQVDYPEEFELPIRYLGPHFLSGLPDVRQP is encoded by the coding sequence ATGTCTGACGCAGTACCTGTAGCGGCCGCCGAAATGGCGGCCGCTGGCTTTTCCAGAGTCGCCCTGGGCCTCGAATACAAGGGCGCACGTTATCGTGGTTTCCAACGCCAGGGTGGCAAGGTCGCCTCCATCCAGGGTTGCCTGGAGGATGCGCTGTCGAAGGTAGCAGGCGGTGCGCCTGTCACTATTCACTGTGCAGGGCGCACCGATGCTTCCGTGCATTCCAGTGGTCAGGTGGTGCATTTCGATACCGCCGTTGAGCGCTCGCTGCATGCCTGGGTTATGGGGGCCAACATGAATCTGCCTGCCGACATCAGCGTGACCTGGGCCAAGGTCATGCCGGCGCATTTTCATGCGCGTTTTTCGGCCATGGCGAGGCGTTACCGCTACGTGATCTACAACGATCCGATTCGTCCTGCGCACATGGCCGAGGAGGTCACCTGGAATCATCGCCCGCTGGATGTCGGACGCATGCGCGAGGCTGCTCATGCGCTGGTGGGCACACATGACTTCAGTGCCTTTCGCGCTACGCGTTGCCAGGCCAAGTCGCCGATCAAGACCGTGCATCATTTGCAGTTGATCGAGCATGGCCGCTTCATCGTGCTGGATATTCGTGCCAACGCCTTTCTTCATCATATGGTGCGCAATATTGCCGGAGTGTTGATGACCATCGGCGCGGGAGAGCGGCCGCCGGAGTGGGCGCGTGAGGTGCTCGAGCGCGGTGATCGGCACAGCGGTGGCGTGACGGCACATCCTTATGGTCTGTATCTGGTGCAGGTCGATTATCCAGAGGAGTTCGAGCTACCAATTCGCTATCTCGGCCCGCATTTCCTCTCTGGCCTACCGGACGTGCGACAGCCATAA